The genomic region CGCGAGCGCCGGCGAGTAGGTCAGCGTGAGGTTGTCGCCGCCGGACTCGTAGAGCAGCGTGTCGACGTCGGGGAACCGCTCGAGCATCTCCGCCCCCGCCGCGAGGTTCATCGTGGGGTCGTCGCGCACGGCCGTGTGCGGGCAGGCCCCGGTCTCCACCCCCACCACCCGCTCCGGGTCGAGCAGCCCCGAGAGCTCGCGCCGCACGTGCTGGGCGTCCTCCTGGGTGTAGATGTCGTTGGTGATGACGGCCGGCTGGCGACCCGCGGCCAGCAGCCGGGGCACCAGCGCCTCGACCAGCGCGGTCTTGCCCGACCCCACCGGCCCGCCGATGCCGATCCTCAGGACGTTCTCGGTCATGGTCTCCCCCGTTGCTCGTCGGTCGTTCTCTGCAGGTGCGTCGCGTCGGCCCCTCAGCTCGCGAAGAGCCGCGCCTCCGCGCGTTCGTGCTGGGCCGACATCACGTCCGCCATCGGGACGCAGCCCCCCAGGTCCTCCAGCCCGCGGCGGGTCGCCTGGTCCGCCGCCTGCGCGATGGTCGGCCCGAGCGCGTGCAGCATCACCTGGAGGTGCCGGTGGTCGGTCAGCCGCAGCCGCAGGGCCGCACCGAGGAAGCTGGCCGAGAACGCCGACAGGTCCGAGGCCACCGCCTGCTCGGTGCCGACGCCGGCCGCGACGTAGGCCACCGCGGTGGCGACGGGCTGGCAGCCCGGTGTCTCCTTGGCCGCCACCGACCGGGCCCACTCATCCAGCGCCGGACCGCCGATCGACTCCCGGGTGATGTCGGTGAGCTGGTGCCCGCTGCGGACCGAGGCCCGCCGCATCTCGGCGTTCAGCTTGGAGGCGAACAGCAGCTGGTCCACCAGGCGCACCCGGTCCCAGTCGCCGGCCGCGGCCGCCTCGTGGGCCCGGGCGAGCCCGGTGGCGTCGCCGGGCCCGACCGAGTGCAGCAGCAGCCCGCGCAGCAGGTCCTCGACGCCGTCCCGCTCCACCAGCCGGGCCTGGCTGAACCCCTCCAGCCCGTGCGACATCGTGTAGAAGCCGCTCGGGAACGCCGAGTCCGAGAGCTGCAGGCTGACCAGCAGACCGGCCAGGTCGACACCTGCGGTGGCCCCCAGGGGCGTGGTCGCGGGGAAGGTCACGGCGCTCCTCAGGCCAGGAAGAACAGCTGGGTCAGCGGCAGCGACTGCGCGGGCTCGATGTGCGCGGGCTTCCCGTCGTAGGTGACCTTGTAGGTCTCCGGGTCCACGTCGATCAGCGGCGTGCGGTCGTTGCGCACCATGTGCTCCTTGCCGATCCCGCGGCAGCGACGCACCGGGAGCACCTGGCTCTCCAGGCCCAGCTTCTCCGGGACGCCGGCGTCGATGGCCGCCTGCGACATGAACGTCACCCGGGTCTGCTGCTGGGCGCGCCCGTAGTTGCCGAACATCGGTCGGAACGTGACCGGCTGCGGGGTGGGCAGGGAGGCGTTCGGGTCGCCCATCAGCGCCCAGTTGATCAGCCCGCCCTTGATCACCATCTTGGGCTTGGCGGCGAAGCCGCTCACCGGCCAGAGCACGATGTCGGCGATCTTGCCGGCCTCCAGGGACCCGATGTAGTCCGAGACACCCTGAGCGATGGCCGGGTTGATGGTCACCTTGGCCAGGTAGCGCAGCACCCGGAAGTTGTCGTTCTCCTCGGCGTCCTCGGGCAGCTTTCCGCGCTTGTCCTTGTTGTGGTGCGCGGTCTGGAACGCGCGGGTCACCGACTCCCCGATCCGACCCATCGCCTGGGAGTCGGAGGAGAACATCGAGAGCACGCCCTCGTCGTGGAGCACGGTCTCCGCGGAGATCGTCTCGGCGCGCACCCGGGAGTCCGCGAACGCCACGTCCTCGGGGATGTCGTGGGAGAGGTGGTGGCAGACCATGACCATGTCGAGCAGCTCGTCGACGGAGTTCACGGTGTACGGCAGCGTCGGGTTGGTCGAGGACGGCAGCACGTTGGGGTAGCTGGCCGCCTTCATGATGTCCGGCGCGTGCCCGCCGCCCGCACCCTCGGTGTGGTAGGTGTGGATGGTCCGGCCGTCGATGGCCGACATGGTGTCCTCGACGAACCCGGACTCGTTGAGGCTGTCGGTGTGGATCGAGACCTGGATGTCGTACTCGTCGGCCACCGACAGGGCGGTGTCGATGGCGGCCGGGGTCGAGCCGAAGTCCTCGTGGACCTTCAGCGACGAGGCGCCGGCCTCGAGCTGCTCCCTGAGGGCGTCCGGCAGCGAGCCGTTGCCCTTGCCGTGGAAGCCCATGTTCACCGGCACGTCCTCGGCCGCCTGGAGCATCCGGTGCAGGTACCACACGCCCGGGGTGGTGGTGACGCCGTTGGTGGCGTCGGTCGGCCCGGTGCCGCCGCCGAAGAGCGTGGTGATGCCGTTGGACAGGGCCGCGACCGCCTGCTGCGGGGAGATGTAGTGGACGTGGCTGTCGATCGCGCCGGCGGTGGCGATCAGGTGCTCGCCCGCGATGATCTCGGTGACCGTGCCGACCACGAGCCGCGGGTCGACGCCCTTCTGCAGGTGCGGGTTCCCGGATTTCCCGACTCCGGCGATCTTGCCGTCCTTGACCCCGATGTCGCCCTTGACCACCCCGAGGATCGGGTCCAGGACGATCGCGTTCGTGATCACGAGGTCCAGGCCGCCCCGGGCGCTGGTGGTCTGCGGGTCCGCCGCCATGCCGTCGCGGGCGGTCTTGCCGCCGCCGTAGACGACCTCATCGCCGTAGCTCCCCTCGCTGAAGTCCTTCTCGATCTCGATCACGAGGTTGGTGTCGGCCAGGTGCACCCGGTCGCCGACGGTCGGGCCGAACAGGTCGGTGTACTGCTTGCGCGAGATGACGGCCATCAGTTCTTCCCCTTCTTCTGGGCCGACGACTTCTGGGCCGACCCGCTGCTCGTGGCGTCCGGACGCCCGTTCTTGAATCCGCCCTCGGCCATCCGCACCATCGCGTCGGCGCGGGTCTGGTGGGCGTCGAGGCCGCCGTCGACCAGGCGGTTGAACCCGATCACCCGCCGCGATCCGGCGTACGCCGTCAGCGTCACCTCCCGGGTGTCCCCCGGCTCGATGCGCACCCCGGTGCCGGCGGGGATGTCGAGGTGCATGCCGTAGGCCTGCTCGCGATCGAAGAGCAGCGCCCGGTTGACCTCGAAGAAGTGGAAGTGCGAGCCGATCTGCACGCCACGGTCGCCGGTGTTGGTCACGGCGAGGGTCACCGTCGGTCGACCGGCGTTGATCTCGATCTCGTCGTCGTTGTGGTGGTACTGGGGGCTACCTAGCATCGGTTCTTCCTCCACGTCCTGGGTTGGATGGAGCTCGGGGGTTCGGGTCGGCTCAGCGCACCGGGTCGGGCTGGCGCGCCACCGGGGGGTGCGAGTGGGGATGGGCATGGGAGTGGGGGTGCCCCTCCACGGCGTGGGAGTGGGCGTAGCCGTGCCCGTGGTCGGCGAGCAGGCCGGCGTCGATGCCGTCGTCCCCGTGCCCGAGCCGGTGCCGGGCGTCGGCCAGGCGCTGGCCGACGATCCGCAGCGTCGCCTGCTCGGAGAGCAGCGGGCCGTAGAACACCGTGCCGGCGAGCACCGGGTCGGCGAGCATCGGGTCGGCCGCAGCGTCGAGGGCCGGGCAGGTGCGGGCGAATCCGGCCGGCACCACGACGACCTCCTCGGCCCCCAGCAGCCGGGCCCGGCGTACGGCGCGGCGCAGGGCCGCCTCGTCGGACCCGCATGCGACCTCGACCTCGGTGCCGGTGCCGTGGGCCCGGACCAGGTGCGCCACCCGGTGCAGCTCGGCGTCGTCGAAGGGCCCCGCGGACGGGGCGGCCAGCACCAGTGCGGCGCCGGGGCGGCGCTTCACGGTCTCGGTCGCCGCCCGCCGCACCAGTGCGACCAGGTGGTCGATCGCCCCCAGGGCATCGCACAGCACCAGCCGCCCGGGGCCGGAGCCGGCTCGCAGCCAGCTCAACGTCTTGGCCGTGTCGGCCACCAGCACCGGGTCGCGGCCCCAGGTCACCGGAAGCACGGCCACTGTCGTGTCGTGGTCGGCGTGGTCGGCGAGGAGCGTGCTGACCCGGTTGTGCAGCGGACGCCCGGGACGGGTCAGGATCGCACCCGGCAGCGCGTCCGCGAGCGACTCCAGGTCAGCGGTCCCCGCGCTCTCGTGACCGCCGACGAGCACCAGTCGAACGGACTCGCGCTCGGCTGGCGTCATGGCTAGGCCGCCACGGGATCGTGGCAGGAGACCAGCTTGCTTCCGTCGACGAACGTCGCCTCCACCTGGAGGAGCGCGAGGCGCTCGCGCACCCCGGGCATGCAGTCGGCCTCCGAGACCACCTGCTTGCCCAGCTCCATGCACTCCGCGACGGACTTGCCGTCGCGAGCAGCCTCGATGATCGCCTCCGCGATCAGCGCCTGCGCCTCGCTGACGTTGAGCTTCGTGCCGCGGTCACGACGGCGGCGGGCCAGGTCGGCCACCTGGTAGATGAACAGCTTGTCGATTTCGCGGGGAGTGAGATCCATGGCGGCGACGACCTTCCGAGACAGTGCTTCCGAGACAGTGGCCGAGAGAGCGGTGCACGCACGCCGGAGGCACCGGCGGCGTCATCCAGCACGCTAGCCGCGTCC from Nocardioides pantholopis harbors:
- the ureC gene encoding urease subunit alpha, whose product is MAVISRKQYTDLFGPTVGDRVHLADTNLVIEIEKDFSEGSYGDEVVYGGGKTARDGMAADPQTTSARGGLDLVITNAIVLDPILGVVKGDIGVKDGKIAGVGKSGNPHLQKGVDPRLVVGTVTEIIAGEHLIATAGAIDSHVHYISPQQAVAALSNGITTLFGGGTGPTDATNGVTTTPGVWYLHRMLQAAEDVPVNMGFHGKGNGSLPDALREQLEAGASSLKVHEDFGSTPAAIDTALSVADEYDIQVSIHTDSLNESGFVEDTMSAIDGRTIHTYHTEGAGGGHAPDIMKAASYPNVLPSSTNPTLPYTVNSVDELLDMVMVCHHLSHDIPEDVAFADSRVRAETISAETVLHDEGVLSMFSSDSQAMGRIGESVTRAFQTAHHNKDKRGKLPEDAEENDNFRVLRYLAKVTINPAIAQGVSDYIGSLEAGKIADIVLWPVSGFAAKPKMVIKGGLINWALMGDPNASLPTPQPVTFRPMFGNYGRAQQQTRVTFMSQAAIDAGVPEKLGLESQVLPVRRCRGIGKEHMVRNDRTPLIDVDPETYKVTYDGKPAHIEPAQSLPLTQLFFLA
- a CDS encoding urease subunit beta, with product MLGSPQYHHNDDEIEINAGRPTVTLAVTNTGDRGVQIGSHFHFFEVNRALLFDREQAYGMHLDIPAGTGVRIEPGDTREVTLTAYAGSRRVIGFNRLVDGGLDAHQTRADAMVRMAEGGFKNGRPDATSSGSAQKSSAQKKGKN
- a CDS encoding urease accessory protein UreF; protein product: MTFPATTPLGATAGVDLAGLLVSLQLSDSAFPSGFYTMSHGLEGFSQARLVERDGVEDLLRGLLLHSVGPGDATGLARAHEAAAAGDWDRVRLVDQLLFASKLNAEMRRASVRSGHQLTDITRESIGGPALDEWARSVAAKETPGCQPVATAVAYVAAGVGTEQAVASDLSAFSASFLGAALRLRLTDHRHLQVMLHALGPTIAQAADQATRRGLEDLGGCVPMADVMSAQHERAEARLFAS
- a CDS encoding urease subunit gamma, whose product is MDLTPREIDKLFIYQVADLARRRRDRGTKLNVSEAQALIAEAIIEAARDGKSVAECMELGKQVVSEADCMPGVRERLALLQVEATFVDGSKLVSCHDPVAA
- a CDS encoding cobalamin biosynthesis protein CbiX — its product is MTPAERESVRLVLVGGHESAGTADLESLADALPGAILTRPGRPLHNRVSTLLADHADHDTTVAVLPVTWGRDPVLVADTAKTLSWLRAGSGPGRLVLCDALGAIDHLVALVRRAATETVKRRPGAALVLAAPSAGPFDDAELHRVAHLVRAHGTGTEVEVACGSDEAALRRAVRRARLLGAEEVVVVPAGFARTCPALDAAADPMLADPVLAGTVFYGPLLSEQATLRIVGQRLADARHRLGHGDDGIDAGLLADHGHGYAHSHAVEGHPHSHAHPHSHPPVARQPDPVR
- the ureG gene encoding urease accessory protein UreG — encoded protein: MTENVLRIGIGGPVGSGKTALVEALVPRLLAAGRQPAVITNDIYTQEDAQHVRRELSGLLDPERVVGVETGACPHTAVRDDPTMNLAAGAEMLERFPDVDTLLYESGGDNLTLTYSPALADVFVFVLDTSEGEKMPRKRGPGITDSDILVINKIDIAQYVRTNLDVMESDALRVRDDKPVVLTNSLSGEGLDRLQDQILAHWNGRAGALVT